The DNA region taatgtttttgtattgttttaaaatgatgatgtaaaagataaattttaaaactaataataaaatattatttttttacatttctaaacacaaatatatttttaaatgcttttttttttttcctttacggTTATCTCTTCCATCTAGAATTTGGATAATATTCATTcttgtcttgttttttattttaaaaacgttcttgaaaaaagtaataattttattttatatttttttattttaaaaattattttaatatacttttaaatagaaaaatatttttaaaaacaaccataactttaTTTATAAACTGTCAAAGTTCTACATCCGGAATCCTTAGCCATGTAAGAGCTGCAATATCAACGTTGGTGGAGAAAACCAACCCTTGTAGACACTAAAATTACACTGGGTGTCCCAATTAACGTTTGTAGGTCCTAAATGACACGAGAGGAGAATAGCATTTCTTTTTTTCGGCTGTTGTTCTAACATAGATTAACATGTTTATGAATTATGATAAACATTAAAATTGtatcttttgagttttttttgtactttataTACACATAAATAACAATTGATGTGTTACTTGTCTTGTCTAGATTTCAGTGACTAGAGATTACTGAAAGGGTAGCTgtgatgttttaaataaaaaaaaaatgtatttttcaatcatattttaacctagcaaacaaaaaaaaatacttaaacattttataaaacatattcaCAAACTCAAACAACTAAAATATTGGTCCAAAATCCCACAATTAACTTGAAATCAAAGTATTTTTAGACTTATATTTACTAAATTAGGCAAGGTCAGGGGAAAAACACATAGGATAAACTCTACCCATTGAAAGGACCttattaacattaaaatcactttttttcatatatagcTAGAATTAGTATAAACAACAATTTCTCATCTTACAAAATTTCTCCTTATTTCATACCTTGGTCCtgttttgctaattttttttatttccttcacAAATGCTGACAAGTTTATCATGAAATTGGGTATAGAAtgttgcaattgaaaaaaaaaattgaggtgaaaaaaatttataattatcatgGATTACCATAGTAAAATACCTAACGTTTTCAAGTATATATTTTAGTGTAATGTAATTACAATCATATTTATTGGTTTCCttgtcttttattgtttttagttaaataaggttttttttttctagcgtgttttaaagtttatatatcCTCAAGTGCAACTCAAATACGTTTCCTTAGAGAAACGTAAagccattaaaataaaattaaatagagaAACCAATCAACAAATAACACGTTGTCAATTGGACTTGTTGGTAAAAATCAACACATTaggaaaataaaactaatatagatcgaaaaaaaaaagataataagcacaagaacatataattatattgaaaataaatcttttgaaaactctaattcaaaacttttgtattgaatatttttttatgtggtttACTTCTACACGAGGTTTACAACCCTTTAACATGCTGCCTAAAACCAATTCTTtgttgtaattaaatttaattataatatttaatttgaattcaattaataaataaattgaattcaaatattaaaaaatgatagaattcattttttatattaccctCATCACACTTATCATAATCTTTCAAAGGtcccttagaaaaaaaaaaaagagtagatgagtatttaaaaaaaaaaatttatttatttatttagtgtaGTCAATCAAAGATACTAGCATTTGATTTACTTTTGTATCGTTTTTAGAAAATGAGTttcatttagaatttaattcgtgacattcaaaataattttaaacatgagattttattaaaaaaaattaatttgattatatctAGAAGGTTTCAAATAGgctataaataaatctaaataaactagaaaacctAAAACAATCCTagataaattggaaaaaacacataaaaaataaaattggaaaaaataataaaaaagttataaattaaatagaataacttctaagtattattttaaagcTTTTCTAGTTTCCgcttgtgataaaaaaaaacaaggctttcataatattttaatatctaatagtctaattgaaaattgataatatattaaaaataaaataatattacattataaattTCATTACTAACAGCGAGTCATCAATaagcttataaaaaaatatcaattgtgattctttttttatttaatttgagtaTTATTTGATAACCAGGGTCTCTTGTTGTTGGAAATTTAGGTTTAATTTGACATTGTGgttcaattatgttttttaaaaataaattagttttaaattaatgttttgaatattggatagttttgatgtgttaatataaaaaataatttttaaaaaataaaaaatattattttaatatatttttaaactaaaataatttaaaaaataatctctattaTACTTCCAAATATACCATTTACAGTtagagtttttcttcttctttgtatttttttagtttgttatgTTTTGTGCCTTTAACGCTAGTTACACGaactaattttattagaaaactttgttaaaaaattttagcCTTTAAcatttctctaaaaataaactcaagtaCGATAACCCCTGTCACTGGCTGCAATAGTCTCTTGGTCGAATATTTGGAAAtgtagttttaattattttataaaatatattttgtgttgaaatatattaaaatgatattttttttatttttttttaaattatctttaaaatcaacacataaaaacaataaaaaatatattaaaaaaataatatttaactaaaaatattaaagtttttaaaaatataaatacaacaaCATTTCCAAACGCTCGTTAATCATGTTCTTCTTGAAAATCATCATAGCTCAACTGACTCTGAGGTTTATTGCGAATTCCTCCTAtgctttactatttttttttaatttttttttctgtcaacaTTTAAGATAGGAATTTTGTCTTGTGAAACTTAATTGAAGGATTATAACAAGggaagtaaaatataattttaattctattcTATAATAGATTTCTAAACAATTAAGGGATGACTCAACATTGGATCCATTTTCTCTTGCCCTTTGTTTTTGGGTATTGatcttttaaaaccaaaaaagctTATATATCAAGCAAACCTTATGACACGGGCTCTCAAGTCTCAATTGGTTGGAGCAGACACaactattataaattttcaCTCAAACCGTGTCTTTTATGTAAATGCGtgtttaaaaatgtaataataataatttttaaaaatatttttaatttaaaaatatattaaaataatatatattttttattttttaagaaattattttgatatcaatatattaaaaaatattaacatattaaaagcattaatttagaaaattaattttttaaaaattaatttttaaacacaaaaattaaaaatttccttTCCAATAAATATCCGTATATTCCATGATTTTGAATAATTCGAGGTATCGAAAGCAAAAGTACAGGACAATGTCATCGTCTGCAAAGCTGAATCTGGAAAATGAAGGTGTCCACTTGCTAGGTGGGACCTGACATCAAGGCAAGCCACGTGGAGACAGGCGATGGATCATGGTGACGTGTCACGAGAATTGGGATAGGCGCCGAGGTTGTAGGAACTGTCCTCCACCAGGAGGGATTGTGGGCCTGATGCGGCGGGGTCCAAGGGGAAGAGCCTTGAAGACAAACCCATCTGGCTGCTATCTATATTCATGTGCATTCATTAATCAATGTGAGTGAAATAAAAAGCAAAGCGAAGCCCGTAAAGAAAAGCATTATTCCCGTGCCTTGCGAGAGAAGTGTCACTTTCTCCTCCTTACGAGCAACTCCTCCTCGCTCTTCAAATAATTTCCATCAAACACCTGCCCTCTTTCTAATCCCTTTATGTTAGATTATGTGATAAGtagttgggattattttttaaaatattttttatttaaaaatatatttttttattttttaattatttttatgttagtgtatcaaaatagtttgaaaatataaaaattattaatttaaaataaaatatctaaaaccataaaaaaattaaaattttataaaatatcatttgagCCAGTTCCTAAATATCAATGAAGATAgaaacaactatatatataaagaataaacGTAAGTGCCGTGTagttgataattttttcaaataaaatataataccatttttttttgtttttatacgaTGAAAGTGATTTAAGTAATTCAAGATACTTTGAAGGtgtaaaaccaaaaacaataatatttggTGGCAAGAAAAATGTAAGTAGCTTCCTCATATTCAAGTAAATAtggttgaaaattataataGATGATGGATAAATGTCGCGGAGAGGGAAATTATCACGAGTGCAGCAACGAACTAGTGCTCCGATCATTATTTTTGCATCACAGAAACAAGAAACGAACCAAATACAGAGTATTGAGCGTTCTAATATATGAACATAGAGGACAGAGTAGAATAAAGATTGGAAGAGCCAGGAAGCTCCGGCATGGCCGATCTTGAAAAGAATCCGTTGGTAAGTCTGCAATACGGTGCCGCTGTAGGAACTGTGAAGACCAACACCTATTTGGTCCATTTTTGGTAGgtatataataaattcattgaacgaaaaaaataataataatacaaaagcTCTCCCTGAGTTTTCTTCAGGACAAGAGGGCAAATGGGTACATCGAAggagaacaaaaataaataactgtAGAGTTTTTACACCATCTTTACTTTACTTGCTTACCTTTTGGGGCAATTTGCTGGCTTCTTATCCTTTCTTTCAACCCCCCTGTAGTCGAACCCGAGGACCCGTGATGGGTGACCGTCTATACCCTGTAACAATCATGAACATCACCGTTTACACCCAGTTGACAATTTTCCTTTATAGGATTATCGGTGTGAATTCTAAATTTacacagtaatttttttaaaaaacatattaaaatattttttatttttaatatagtacatcataatcatataaaatcactatttgatattaatttaatattataagtaaattaaacacaattttaaaacacattcaaacataataataaacacgatacttaataaatatttaaaatttgtttgatattatggtcatatttattttttaagttattttttaattataaataatattattttgtttgaaaatatattgatataatattttttattttttaaaatttattttaatattaacatattaaaataatttaaaaataataaaataattttttccacaaatatttttttttaaaaaaactgttaaAGCAAGAGAGGAGGAAGGTGTGGTATGCTGAGATCTCTTTCTgtattgaatttaaataaattcaatgtttttaattttatcaaaaattaaatctattatttttttgataaaattaaaaaaaaccactactGTTTAAAACACCGTTTAGCATTGCATTTGTACCtgtgtttcatcaaattttgaaattttttttttttgttaaaattgagtgcggtttgtactttttggatcgttttgatgtgctgatgtcaaaaatgattttaaaaaaataaaaaaacatcatttatatatattttgatataaaaaactatttaaaaaataactgttatcACATTGTCAAACACTCTTAATAGTTGacaaattttagattaaaaattcgttataaaattgttttgtttttttatttaaaatatacagGGTAATGCATATAGTGTTATAGGCCACATAGCCAtaatgaagagagagagaatctcTTGGTGGGGTGCCAGCTATGAAGTTGAAGGATCAAAGCTTTCTCTGAGGTCAAAGCtggcaaaatattttttttcttttccttgaagGCCAGGCCAgggcctctctctctctctctctctctctctctctctctctctcgtagCTATAAACCAGCTGAGCTTCTCTATCTTATTTTACAATACTCTTGAAACACAAACAAGATTTTAAATCGAAAGATCaaccctccctctctctctccacttTGTTCCCATTTTCCCTCTCTCTATTTCATTCCCTTGCTATATatatctcttctcttttttatttcacaaccaataaaaatatttgtgctTTGAGGGAGACAGAGAGAGCCTGAATTAGAAAGAGAGGGAGTTATTGATGgttgattcttcttcttcaactagaaaaataacaacCATGACTACCTCTACTTCTCCTTGTCTTAGTGGGAATGAAAAGAAGCACTGGTGGCTTAGCAACCGAAAGGTAATGGTTAACATCCTGACTCTTGATCAAGAGGATCTCTGTTTGACATTGTAATTGgctttatatttcatttattacGCTTTATTTGATCTCTTTCTCAAATGGGTTCTTCtcatttgaggttttttttccctccttcatcatatatatattcttcatgTGAATGTTAATGTTGTAATGCGTGTACTTTGGTGTGGCAATACAGATTGTGGACAAGTACATTAAGGATGCAAGAAACCTGATTGCAAGCCAAGAAAAGAGCGAGATTGCGTCCGCTCTTAACCTTCTAGACGCGGCACTTGCACTCTCTCCTCGCTTTGAAGTAGCTCTAGAGCTCAAAGCAAGATCTTTGCTTTATCTTGGGCGATTCAAGGACGTGGCTGATATGCTTCAGGACTACATTCCTAGCCTTAAAATGGCAAACGACGATTCGGGCTCAATTTCTGCTTCTGATAGCTCTTCCCAACAGCTTTCAAGAGAGCGAGTTAACTTGTTGCCTTCTGAGAAAACTTATCCAAGTTTCAAGTGTTTTTCTGTTTCCgacttgaagaagaaagtgatGGCCGGACTCTGTAAAAACTGCGATAAAGAAGGGCAATGGAGGTAAATTCCTCGGTTTCTGTTTCGTTTTTAACATTGTGGTGTCCGGTTCAACTCTTAATGACGTTATTTATTGTCTAGATCCGTGATTGTGTTTCTATTTGGTTCGAGTAAATGCACAGGCAagccatgtttttttcttccctatcttttttctcttctaggACACGGAGGTGGTAGCcataattgaatttgttttaacttttaacctCCTTAACAaaggtgttttctttttctcggaACTTGACTGATTCTCCAAGAAAATGTTATCTTTTCTCATAAAGGATAATGTAATGAATAGCACACGGCTTGCCATGTTTTAACATGATTTGGTCATCTTTTGAGGTCAAAAGTAGAAAAAACCACGATGGCTAGCTGTGCATTTGCCTAAATCATTATAGTATTTTATTCTGGTCTATATTACTAGGTTGTAATCGATTgcaattaattagtattttcttttataattgacTGAATAAAACGCCAGAGTTGAATTATAACTTGAGGTCTTGATTAGTTTGGTAAAAAACTCCAAAATCTATCGGTCAAACAGGTTAAtaacttgaaaatgaaaaaaaaaaatactaactcgATCATTATCCAATATTGTTACAGGTACTTGGTTTTAGGTCAAGCTTGTTGCCATCTAGGTCTAATGGAGGATGCCATGGTGCTACTCCAGACCGGAAAACGCCTGACAACTGCTGCATTCCGCCGTGAAAGCATTTCCTGGTCAGAGGACAGCTTCTCTTTCTCCAACTTCCCAGTCTCTAGTGATATATCCACATCGACAGCCCCACCGACCCCACCGAGAATTTTAACCGAATCCGAAAGCATCCCACAACTCCTTGCCCACATTAAGCTCCTTCTTCGCCGCCGCACAGCCGCTTTGGCAGCCCTGCACGCTGGCCTTTTCTCTGAGGCCATCCGCCACTTCACCAAGATCGTGGAAGGCCGACGTGGGGCTCCACAGGGATTCCTTGCTGAATGCTATATGCATAGAGCTTTTGCATATAAAGCATCAGGAAGAATTGCGGAGTCCATTGCTGATTGCAACAAGACTTTAGCTTTAGACCCCACCTGCATTCATGCACTTGATACAAGAGCTTCTCTTCTAGAAACAATACGCTGCTTGCCTGATTGTTTACATGATCTGGAGCACTTGAAACTATTGTATAATTCAATCCTGCGGGACAGGAAGCTACCAGGTCCTGCTTGGAAGCGGCATAATGTTGGATACAGGGAGATTCCAGGGAAACTTTGTGCATTGTCTACCAAGATTCAAGAATTGAAGCAGAGAGTTGCTTCTGGGGAGACtggaaatgttgattattatgcTTTGATTGGATTGAGGCGCGGCTGTTCGAGATCCGAATTAGAGAGAGCTCATTTATTATTGAGTTTGAGGCACAAGCCTGAcaaatctataaattttattgagaGGTGCGAGTTTGCAGATGATAGGGATCTTGATTCAGTAAAAGACCGTGCAAAAATGTCTGCCTTGTTGCTCTATAGATTGCTTCAAAAGGGTTATTCTAACGTGATGTCAACAATCATGGATGAAGAGGCTGGAGAgaagcaaagaaagaaagctgCAGCTGCTTTGCAAGCAGCTCAAGCAGCAGCAATTCAAACCCAACAAACAGCACAAAATGCCAAAATGCAATCGAACCCATCTGCAGTGGAGATTTCTGGTTCTGATAGGATCAATTGGAATGACAATATAGTGTCATCTGCATCTGCAGGTAGCACCGCTGCACCTGCCTTTCAAGGGGTGTTTTGCCGCGACCTTGCGGCGGTTGGGAATTTGCTATCACAAGCTGGGTTTAGCCGTCCAATCCCAATGAAATTCGAGGCATTGAGCTGCTAAATAATTGGTTGCTATAAACAAGTTTCTTGAGATGTTACCGGCAGTGGAAATCTCTGGTTCGTTTTgtacaaacatatataaatttaggCTGCCGGAAAATTTTGCCCCCCCTGTATTCTTTCTTAATTTCGCCCTCTACTACTACCTACTACATGTACAGAATTTCCAGTACCGGCTTTTCTATTTATGGATCTATATGCTTTACTGCCTAGGTTAAGTTTGGAATTGCATCAGAACTGGTATTTCCTCGTTCACTTTTGTTTCAACTCTTTTGGATGCGGAAAAGATGGGTTTTGGTCCCCACGTGTAGCCTTGGATGCTGAGAAGCTGGCTTTAGCTTCTCTCTGGTGTCTGATCTGTTGCATTTAATTTTCCCTTGTTAGTTTATCCATGAACTGACACATCTGACATTGCACTAGATTTCAAGAACTTGCTAATGCCACATAGGGTTTCCCTTTATCCATTGCGTTGGTTGAAAAAAAACCCTGTAATCAAGGAGTGTGCTATAATCCTATTGGTTTTGGAGCACCCTTCGTGAGTTTTATGGCTTTGAATGCATCGTATTATAAAGTCATGGCCGTATCCTGACGGTGGAAACTGCAGCAGAAAAGGGACCATGTCAAGCATCTCCAAACGGAAGAGGGATTGTCAGGTTTTCTGCAGGGCTGGCTGATGCAACAAAAGAGAGGGGTCATCGACACTCGAGgtaagaaaaataagttggcTTGGAAAGGATATGTCAATTCAACGTACACTTTGCATAATTCCTGCTTTGGGCTCTGGTTTCCACACATTTGTATCAAATGTGTACAAATAATGACTGGCTGAAGCAAGATGTGGAGCGATGATGGTGATTGGCCTTTATGTCTCTCAGAGGTGTGGACTTTTAAGATGGTTGCTGTCAGTTAACTTTAGGGCATGTTTGGCTAACCTCTTttcaattatgaaaaatatcaaattaataatttttatgtttcgaTTATATGATATAAACAACCCTCGGATCATGTCAGGAGTAATTGTTGATCTGTTGAAATGGTTTGAGATTTATGTTACATGAAAAGGTGGCATCATTATGTTTGGATTCCTATTTCATCCAGAGAAATACAGTAATTTCTGGCCATACCAGcacaaaaacatatttactAAATTAGCATACGTGGGAAGAAAATTCCCAAAATATACTTGGTTAAAACATTTCAAGTAGTTATTATCAATTTATACTTATACGTacgttgattaattttttaaatcagaaATCTAACCAATTATATTACACCTCATATAATTCAATTATTTGCCACTAGTATAGTATGTTTTGACTGTAGGATGTTTTTACTGCAGGAAATATTTAAGATTATGAAAACAAATTggcaatattattatttgaactGGCaactaaataatcaaatatcttTCTAATCTCGTTCACACCTAAGATGTGTGAAgtttaaaatcaagaaagacTGTCTGCTCTAAATTTGAACGACTATCACCCTAAATTATTGacgaaaaaatatttcttagatCCATATAATACAGTGCATGGTTTTTCCATGCAAATCATGAccaagaaaagagagaggaacaaaataaacatgatattAATTAGCTGGATGaccatattaatttaatgtctGCCTTGTTAACCATGAACACAAATGGCAGAAGTCGGCACATTATATCTGTGATATTCCCTCTGTTGATCACTTTTAAGCAGAAGAAAAAGAGAGCTCCCAAACCTACCAAAGCACTCAAATAGTCTAATGTCTTTACTTGTTAAAAGCGCACTCTGTCGACTTTCCTTGCAAGTGATCTGATCAGAGCTTCTTTTGTCCTGATAAATTGGCTTTGCCCTTTCGCCTTTCCACGCTACTCAACAACTTTAATCTTTCCACCCTCACAACCCCTCCATCGTCCAAAATGATCGCTATGATTTAATTAGACCACTGCAATATGTAATTAATTAGTCTAATCCGATTTAAATCCAGCACTTCTGGCTAAGATCTCTCTCTCGCTCATTAACCCTTGATGAAGTCTCAAGTATTTCATGCATGGGATTGCATGGGATATTGTGTAGAACTTGCTCGCTCTGAACCTCCAGGATATGATGTATCCGATGAATTTCATGACACTTCTTCTATCTGTGTTATTAAAATGGATGATAGCAAAAGGGGTGTGATCGATTATTCAGTATCAGTACAGCTCCTTTGCGTGACCTGCACATAAACACCTGCTCGTTAATTATAAATCAGAGACAATGACATGTGTACAATTTGTGGCTAGAACTATATATGAAGGTAGCTGGGGCGGCGAAGGCAGGGAAATGGCCATTAATTggcagtttttttctttttttctttttaacattagcatggTTGAAAGAAATTTGACAGAAAACCATGTTACAAGACAATATTTAGGTAAATAACATGATTTGACAACTCGCAAACCTTATCTATgactcataaaataataataatgacagtGTTTTCCAGTTTCTCAATTCCCTGCCACAAAGAAAACCAACCCAACAATAATCACAATCTAAAGACATAATTTACTATTCATTTCCTCAGCACAATCCctatttaataaatgttatatattaaaaagtctAGCAATGCATAATAAACCTGTTAGCAAACCatgctgtttttttaaaaaaagaaattccttG from Populus alba chromosome 14, ASM523922v2, whole genome shotgun sequence includes:
- the LOC118041045 gene encoding uncharacterized protein, which encodes MVDSSSSTRKITTMTTSTSPCLSGNEKKHWWLSNRKIVDKYIKDARNLIASQEKSEIASALNLLDAALALSPRFEVALELKARSLLYLGRFKDVADMLQDYIPSLKMANDDSGSISASDSSSQQLSRERVNLLPSEKTYPSFKCFSVSDLKKKVMAGLCKNCDKEGQWRYLVLGQACCHLGLMEDAMVLLQTGKRLTTAAFRRESISWSEDSFSFSNFPVSSDISTSTAPPTPPRILTESESIPQLLAHIKLLLRRRTAALAALHAGLFSEAIRHFTKIVEGRRGAPQGFLAECYMHRAFAYKASGRIAESIADCNKTLALDPTCIHALDTRASLLETIRCLPDCLHDLEHLKLLYNSILRDRKLPGPAWKRHNVGYREIPGKLCALSTKIQELKQRVASGETGNVDYYALIGLRRGCSRSELERAHLLLSLRHKPDKSINFIERCEFADDRDLDSVKDRAKMSALLLYRLLQKGYSNVMSTIMDEEAGEKQRKKAAAALQAAQAAAIQTQQTAQNAKMQSNPSAVEISGSDRINWNDNIVSSASAGSTAAPAFQGVFCRDLAAVGNLLSQAGFSRPIPMKFEALSC